The genomic stretch CTTAAATCCGGCCTTTGGTCCCGCATGCCGCTTTCTCCGCCAGTGTCCCGACAGTTGCGCCATCGCCGCGCAATCCAAGCGGACGCATACGAGCGTGAAGATGGCCTGTGGGATATCGAGGCATGCCTCACCGACGAAAAGCCACGTGACGTGAAGCTTGCGTCGGGTGTCCGGCCGAACGGCCTGCCGATCCATGAACTCTGGCTCCGCATCACGATCGATCGCAAGCTCAACGTCGTCGACGCTGAAGCGTCGTCGGACTGGGTTCCGTATCCCGGTCTGTGCGAAGCCTCGAATCCCGCCTATCGCGTCCTCATCGGGCTCAATCTTTTCCAGAACTTTCGTCGCGATGCTGCCCGTTTGCTGGCCGGCACGGCTGGTTGCACGCATCTCACCGAGTTGTGCGCAATCCTGCCAACTGCCGCCATTCAGGCGTTCGCTGGCGACGTCTGGAACACGGACAAAGGCAGGCCGGGAAGCGGAGAGCCCAATGGATCTGCAAACGCTGCAGGTGAGGGCACGCAGGGCAGCAACGGACAAGACGCCAAAGACAACGCTTCGTGCGCGCAAGCAGGCGAACAGGCAAGCGAGCAATCAAACGACAAGCCGCCATTCCAGCTGGGCCGCTGCCATGCGCTGCGGTTCGATGGCGAGGCGGTGCGACAGTTTTATCCGCGCTGGTACGGGCACGCGCCGCGTTCAGCGGATCGCGCGGATGCCGCAGCCGACGGACAGACCGTGAAGACGGCGCGTCCCGAGTGAGCGGTCCAGCCGGAAGCGAAGTTCAATCCAACTCTCAGACTGAAGGGAATCACGCATGAAGATTCACGAGTACCAGGGTAAGGAAATCCTGCGGAAATTCGGAGTCGCGGTACCGCGCGGCAAGCCGGTCTTCTCGGTGGATGATGCGGTCAAGGCCGCTGAAGAGCTCGGCGGCCCGGTGTGGGTCGTCAAGGCTCAGATCCACGCGGGTGGCCGTGGCAAGGGTGGCGGCGTGAAGGTTGCGAAGTCGCTGGAACAGGTCCGCGAATACGCGAACCAGATCCTCGGCATGCAGCTCGTCACGCACCAGACTGGCCCGGAAGGCCAGAAGGTGAATCGTCTGCTGATCGAAGAAGGCGCTGACATCAAGAAGGAACTGTATGTCGGTCTCGTGATCGATCGCGTGTCGCAAAAGGTCGTCGTGATGGCTTCGAGCGAAGGCGGTATGGACATCGAAGAAGTCGCCGCCAAGACGCCGGAAGCGATCCACAAGGTCGCCGTCGATCCGTCGAAGGGTCTGCTGGACGCGGAAGCCGACGATCTGGCGAAGAAGATCGGCGTGCCCGACGCTTCGATCCCGCAAGCACGCACGATCCTGCAGGGCCTGTACAAGGCGACGTGGGAAACGGACGCATCGCTGGCCGAAATCAACCCGTTGATCCTGACGGGCGACGGCAAGGTGATCGCACTGGACGCCAAGTTCAACTTCGATTCGAACGCTCTGTTCCGTCATCCGGAAATCGTCGCGTACCGCGACCTGGACGAAGAAGATCCGGCTGAAGTCGAAGCATCGAAATTTGACCTCGCGTACATCTCGCTCGACGGCAACATCGGCTGTCTGGTGAACGGCGCCGGCCTGGCGATGGCGACGATGGACACGATCAAGCTGTTCGGCGGCGAGCCGGCGAACTTCCTGGACGTCGGCGGCGGCGCCACGACCGAAAAGGTCACTGAAGCATTCAAGCTGATGCTGAAGAACCCGAACCTGACGGCGATTCTCGTGAACATCTTCGGCGGCATCATGCGTTGCGACGTGATCGCGGAAGGCGTGATCGCGGCTTCGAAGGCGGTCGATCTGCAAGTGCCGCTCGTCGTGCGCATGAAGGGCACGAACGAAGACCTCGGCAAGAAGATGCTGGCTGACTCCGGCCTGCCGATCATCTCGGCGGACAGCATGGAAGAAGCTGCGCAGAAGGTCGTCGCGGCCGCCGCAGGCAAGGCCTGATCGCCCCGGCGCATATCACCGGATTACGAATGGCGGCGCGCGAGCGTCGCGGGCAAAGGCTATTTGCCGCGCGAGACGCGTTGAGCGCGCCACCAAACGAACAGAGGTCAATACATGTCGATTCTGATCAACAAAGACACCAAGGTCATCACGCAGGGCATCACCGGCAAGACCGGTCAGTTCCACACGCGCGCATGCCGTGAATACGCAAACGGCCGCGAAGCATTCGTCGCAGGCGTGAACCCCAAGAAAGCCGGCGAAGACTTCGAAGGCATTCCTATCTACGCGAGCGTCAAGGAAGCGAAGGCGGAAACGGGCGCAACCGTTTCGGTCATCTACGTGCCGCCCGCAGGCGCCGCTGCTGCGATCTGGGAAGCCGTCGAAGCCGACCTCGATCTCGCGATCTGCATCACGGAAGGCATCCCCGTGCGCGACATGATCGAAGTGAAGGACCGTATGCGCCGCGAGGGCCGCAAGACGCTGCTGCTTGGACCGAACTGCCCGGGCACGATCACGCCGGACGAACTGAAGATCGGCATCATGCCGGGCCACATCCACCGCAAGGGCCGCATCGGCGTCGTGTCGCGTTCGGGCACGCTGACGTATGAAGCAGTCGGCCAGCTGACGGCACTGGGCCTCGGCCAGTCGTCGGCAGTCGGTATCGGCGGCGATCCGATCAACGGTCTGAAACACATCGACGTGATGAAGATGTTCAACGACGATCCGGATACGGACGCCGTCATCATGATCGGCGAAATCGGCGGTCCGGACGAAGCGAACGCTGCGTACTGGATCAAGGACAACATGAAGAAGCCGGTGGTCGGCTTCATCGCGGGCGTCACGGCGCCTCCGGGCAAGCGCATGGGCCACGCCGGCGCGCTGATCTCGGGCGGTGCGGATACGGCCGACGCGAAGCTGGAAATCATGGACGCGTGCGGCATCAAAGTCACGAAGAACCCGTCCGAAATGGCCCGACTGCTGAAGTCGGTGCTGTAAGAAGGGTTGCGATAAGCTCAAGAAACGCCGGTCGACGCCGGCGTTTTTTGATACTCTTGCGAAGGCCTTTCGTAAGACGCAGCGACAAGCGAGGGAGCGAGCAATTGCTGCCTCGCTTTTTTGTTGCCGTTCGCTTTCGCCACCTTCTATCCTGCTTTC from Paraburkholderia phymatum STM815 encodes the following:
- the sucD gene encoding succinate--CoA ligase subunit alpha; its protein translation is MSILINKDTKVITQGITGKTGQFHTRACREYANGREAFVAGVNPKKAGEDFEGIPIYASVKEAKAETGATVSVIYVPPAGAAAAIWEAVEADLDLAICITEGIPVRDMIEVKDRMRREGRKTLLLGPNCPGTITPDELKIGIMPGHIHRKGRIGVVSRSGTLTYEAVGQLTALGLGQSSAVGIGGDPINGLKHIDVMKMFNDDPDTDAVIMIGEIGGPDEANAAYWIKDNMKKPVVGFIAGVTAPPGKRMGHAGALISGGADTADAKLEIMDACGIKVTKNPSEMARLLKSVL
- the sucC gene encoding ADP-forming succinate--CoA ligase subunit beta — its product is MKIHEYQGKEILRKFGVAVPRGKPVFSVDDAVKAAEELGGPVWVVKAQIHAGGRGKGGGVKVAKSLEQVREYANQILGMQLVTHQTGPEGQKVNRLLIEEGADIKKELYVGLVIDRVSQKVVVMASSEGGMDIEEVAAKTPEAIHKVAVDPSKGLLDAEADDLAKKIGVPDASIPQARTILQGLYKATWETDASLAEINPLILTGDGKVIALDAKFNFDSNALFRHPEIVAYRDLDEEDPAEVEASKFDLAYISLDGNIGCLVNGAGLAMATMDTIKLFGGEPANFLDVGGGATTEKVTEAFKLMLKNPNLTAILVNIFGGIMRCDVIAEGVIAASKAVDLQVPLVVRMKGTNEDLGKKMLADSGLPIISADSMEEAAQKVVAAAAGKA
- a CDS encoding DUF2889 domain-containing protein, coding for MPLSPPVSRQLRHRRAIQADAYEREDGLWDIEACLTDEKPRDVKLASGVRPNGLPIHELWLRITIDRKLNVVDAEASSDWVPYPGLCEASNPAYRVLIGLNLFQNFRRDAARLLAGTAGCTHLTELCAILPTAAIQAFAGDVWNTDKGRPGSGEPNGSANAAGEGTQGSNGQDAKDNASCAQAGEQASEQSNDKPPFQLGRCHALRFDGEAVRQFYPRWYGHAPRSADRADAAADGQTVKTARPE